A genomic window from Glycine soja cultivar W05 chromosome 10, ASM419377v2, whole genome shotgun sequence includes:
- the LOC114371657 gene encoding deubiquitinase OTUD6B-like: MLRKEISQLQKKEVEIKKVAARERAALGYISGNGNEKSNLDSLVKAIARVSVTSQPEDTKVNKAKQRRDKKAQQEAEREQRIQAEQSDIISDRVIKNEKLENKFQASWLDCL, encoded by the exons ATGTTAAG GAAAGAGATATCGCAGCTGCAGAAAAAAGAAGTTGAGATAAAGAAGGTTGCAGCTAGAG AACGTGCTGCATTAGGCTATATCAGTGGTAATGGAAATGAAAAAAGCAATTTGGACAGTCTGGTCAAGGCCATAGCTAGAGTATCTGTTACTAGTCAACCTGAAGATACAAAGGTCAACAAGGCCAAACAGAGGCGAGACAAAAAAGCTCAACAAGAAGCAGAAAGGGAGCAGAGAATCCAAGCAGAGCAGAGTGACATTATAAGCGATCGtgtgattaagaatgagaaattggAAAACAAGTTTCAAGCCTCTTGGCTTGACTGTTTGTGA